The stretch of DNA GTCGGCGGCTTCCATGAATTCGTAAGTATAGCGGGTTGGCCTTACTACGCAAAAAGCGATGTTTTTGTGCCAGAGGATGCCGAGTCCGCCCCAGCTGGCTGTCATCGTGTTATACCGCTGCGCTCCTCCAGCCGTGATCAGCATCCAGTCTTGCCCAATTAACTTGAACACATTATCCGTCAGTTCTTGCGGATCCAACAATTTAAACGCTTGGCTCATTCCTTCTCCTCCACCACATGAAATACAATCAATCCCAGTATACTCCATTAATACCGGGTTACGCCATCCTTTGTAACGATGGCATAAACGAGTGGCGGCGGCGTTACCGGCTGAGCCGTAATGCGGTAGGCTTCAAGCACCTTGTCCTCGGCTTCCTTTACCTTGCTCTCGGAAGCGTCGTTCACATGCAGGACGGCCAATATGTCTCCGGCGGAGACGGCGTCCCCAACCTTCTTCGACAGCACGATGCCGACGGCCAAGTCGATGACGGATTCCTTAGTCTCCCGTCCCGCGCCGAGCAGCATGGCGGCGATGCCGATTTCCTCGGCCTGGATCGCTTCGATATGGCCATCTGCTGCCGCTTTAACCTCTACCTGCTTCCGGGCGGCGGGCAGCATCGAAGGCGATTCAATCTGGGCCGCATCCCCGCCCTGGGCCGCGACGATCTCCTTCAGCTTCTCAAACGCGCTGCCGTCCGCGATGTGCTCACGAAGGATCGCGCGAGCTTCCTCCGTATCCTTCGCCTTGCCGCCGAGAACCAGCATCTGGCTGCCAAGGATAAGGCATACTTCAGTGAGGTCCTTCGGACCATTGCCGCGCAGCGTTTCGATGCCTTCCTTGATTTCCAGCGCGTTGCCGATGCCGTACCCAAGCGGCTGGTCCATGTCGCTGATGACGGCGACCGTGTTGCGGCCAAGCTGGGTTCCGATATCGACCATCGCCTGCGCCAGCGCGATGGAATCATCCAGCGTCTTCATGAACGCGCCGCTGCCGGTCTTGACATCAAGCACGATCGCGTCCGCGCCGGCGGCGATTTTCTTGCTCATGACGGAGCTGGCGATGAGCGGAATGGATTCCACTGTAGCTGTCACATCCCGCAGGGCGTACAGCTTCTTGTCAGCCGGGGTAATATTGCCGGACTGGCCGATAACCGCCGCGCCAATTTCGCCGACCTGGGCGAAAAAGCGCTCGCGGTCCATCTCGACGGAGAAGCCGGAGATGGACTCCAGCTTGTCCAGCGTGCCGCCGGTGTGGCCGAGGCCGCGCCCGGACATTTTTGCGACCGGCACGCCAGCCGATGCCACTAGGGGAGCTAGAACGACGGTCGTCTTATCCCCCACGCCTCCGGTAGAGTGCTTGTCCACCTTGATGCCCGCGATCGGACTAAGGTCGACCTGGTCGCCGGACTTGGCCATTTCCAGGGTCAAATCACCGGTCTCGCGGGCGTTCATACCTTGGAAATAGACGGCCATCGCCCAAGCGGACATTTGATAGTCAGGTATTTCCCCGCGGCTGTAGCCTTGGATGAGGAAAGAGATTTCCTCGCGGCTCAGCTCGCCTCCGTCTCTTTTCTTATGGATAATGTCGATCGCCCGCATATTAAATCTGTACCTCGCGCACGAAAGCGCGGACGAGGCCGATAAACTTCGGTTTGGTCAGATTCGCAACCTTGACTACCTGCTCATGCGTCAAGGGCTCCAATTCGTCGCCGATCGCCATGTCGGTAATACAGGTAATGCCCAGCACTTTCAGTCTGCTGTGACTCGCGGCGATCACTTCGGGAACAGTCGACATGCCGACGGCGTCGCCGCCGAGAAGCGCGAGCATATTAAGCTCGGAAGGCGTCTCATAGGTCGGGCCGCTAATGCCTGCGTATACCCCTTCCTGAAGCTTCAGGCTGTCTCCGTCCTCTCCCTTGATTTCCGGCGCCAGCTTCTTGGCAAGCGCGATATATTCCGGGTCGTAGGCGCGGGACATGTCCGGGAAACGCACGCCAAGCTCCGGATCATTCGGTCCGATCAGCGGATTGTCACCCGTCATATTCAGATGATCGGTGATCAGCATCAGGTCGCCTGCTTTGAACGCCCGGTTCATGCCGCCGCCCGCATTGGTGATAACGAGCGTGCCGATGCCGAGCTTGGCCAGAACGTATACGGGCAGCACAACCTTGCGCATCGCATAGCCTTCATAATAGTGGAAACGTCCCTGCATGATGATAACGTCCTTGCCTTCCAGCTTGCCGATGACGAATCGTCCGGCATGTCCTTCCACCGTCGAGCGCGGAAAATGAGGAATCTCTTCGTAAGGCAAGTATACGGCATCCTCAATCTGGTCGCCCAGATCGCCAAGGCCGGAACCGAGGATCAGGCCGATGACCGGCTTATAAGCCCCCAGCTTGGACTCGACATAGGCGGCGGCTTCCTTTACTTGTACGCCGTAAGCGGCCTCTGATGCGTTGTTTGCGGATTGTGTCATTGTAGATTCCTCCTTTTACATATTCGGAATTAGAGCAAGCACAAGGCTCAAGAAGCGCTCACGCACACGCTCAGCCGTCTCCATGACCTCATCATGGGACAAGGGCTGGTCCAGAATGCCCGCGGCCATGTTCGTAATACAGGAGATGCCGAGTACTTCGATACCGGCATGGCGGGCGACGATTGTCTCGGATACGGTGGACATGCCGACCGCATCGGCGCCCAGGCGGCGCAGCATGACAATCTCGGCAGGCGTCTCATAGCACGGCCCGAGCAGGCCCGCATAGATGCCTTCCTTGAACGTGAAGTTCTGGGCCTTCGCCGTTTCGCGCGCCACAGCGATCAGCCGGCGGCTGTACGACTCGGACATATCAGGGAAGCGCACGCCAAGCTTGGCATCATTCGGTCCGATCAGCGGATTGCGGCCGGTCAAGTTAAGATGGTCGGTGAGGAGCATCAAATCTCCCGCCGAGAAATCCGTATTCACTCCGCCGGCGGCGTTGGTCACGAGCAGGCTGGTCACGCCTAGCTCCTTCATCACGCGGACAGGAAACGCCGTCGTCTCCGGTCCGTAGCCCTCATACATATGAAAGCGGCCTTTCATCATCACGACCTTGCGGCCTTCAATCGTGCCGATCAAGAGTTCCCCTTCATGTCCTTCCACAGTGGACACCGGAAAATGGGGGATGTCCTGATAAGGAATGCTAATCCCGTCCTGGATCAAATCAGCCAGAATGCCGAGGCCGGAGCCGAGAATCAGCCCGATTTCCGGCGCTTCCGCCCCTTTGCTCTTGATGTACCCTGCTGCTTCCTGAATCGCGCTGAGGCTTACTGTGTTCGTCATGTATGCTCCTCCTTAAATGTAGGCGTGTGCGTAATTATGATGCAGATTCCAAAAAAATCGATGCCGCCCGTCCGGCGGATTACTTCAGCTCTCCAAGGAAGCTGGTCCCGTACTGCGGCGCCGCCGCTCCGAAATTCTCGGCGATTGTCGCCGCCACATCGGAGAAGGTTGCGCGAACGCCAAGACTGCTTGGGGTCTTAAGCTTCGGACCATATACGAGCAGAGGCACGTATTCACGGGTATGGTCGGTTCCGCTGTGTACGGGATCATTGCCGTGGTCGGCGGACACAATCAGCAGATCATCCTCGCCCAAGGCGGACATAATATCCGGCAGTGCCTTATCGAACACCTCAAGAGCACGGCCGTAGCCTTCCGGATCGCGCCGGTGTCCGTAGAGGGAATCGAAATCGACCAGATTCGTAAACAGCAGCCCGTCAAAAGGCTCACGAAGCTGTTCAATCGTCACTTCGATACCATGTTCATTGCTCTTGGTCGGATAAGAAGCCGTCACGCCCTCGCCCGTAAAAATATCGTTGATCTTGCCAACGGCGATTACATCTTTGCCGATATCTGCCAGCGCGTTCATCACTGTCGGCTCCGGCGGCTTCACTGCATAATCATGCCGGTTCGGCGTCCGGGTAAAGCTTCCGGGCTCACCGACATAGGGCCGGGCAATAACGCGGCCCACTGAGAATTCCGGCGCCATCGTCAGCTCGCGGGCGATATGACAAGCATGGTACAGCTCGTCCAGCGGAATGATCTCCTCATGCGCAGCCAGCTGAAATACGCTGTCCGCCGAGGTATAGACGATCCATGCTCCCGTCTTCATCTGCTCTTCGCCGTATTCCACAAGAATTTCGGTGCCAGAGGCCGGTTTGTTGCCAAGCACCTTGCGGCCTGTGGCAGCTTCGAACTTCTGTATCAGCTCCGCCGGAAATCCGTCCGGATACGTATTGAACGGCGTCTCGATCTTCAGGCCCATCAGTTCCCAGTGGCCGGTCATCGTATCTTTGCCAACGGAAACCTCCTGCATCTTTCCATAATAGGCTTCCGGTGCCGAAGCCGGCTCTAGCGGCGGCAGCGGGGCGATATTCGCCAGGCCCAAACGCTGCATATTCGGCAGCTTCAGCCCGGGGTTCCGCTCCAGAATATGGCCGAGCGTATGCGCGCCCGCATCGCCGAAGCCGGCGGCGTCCGGAGCCTCCCCGATGCCGACGCTGTCAAGTACAATAAAGCAAATCCGTTTAAAAGAGGACACTTTCGTCCACGCTCCCTTTAGCGTAAGTAATGGTAATGATTGATATGTTTCCCCGGAAAAAGACATTACCGCGCCCGGGGATGATGCTTTTCATAAACTTCCTTCATATTTGCGCGGGCGATGCCGCTATACATCTGCGTCGTAGAGATATCGGCATGTCCGAGCATCTGCTGCACGGAGCGCAGATCGGCCCCTCTTTCCAGCAGATGGGCGGCGAACGAATGCCGCAGCGTATGCGGCGTAATATCCTGCCGGATATTCGTCTCCCTCGCGTATTTTTTAATTATTTTCCAGAAGCCCTGCCGGGTAAGCCTGCCGCCTAGACTATTTAGAAACAGCGCCGGTTGGTCCTTGTCTTCGCGCAGCAGCTTGTCCCGGCTGTCCCTGGTATAAGCCTCCACGCATTCCGACGCGATGACCCCAATCGGCACCACCCGTTCCTTGCCGCCGAAGCCGGAGCACCGTGCAAATCCCAGGCTGGGCTTCACATCGCCAACATCAAGCATAATCAGCTCGGATACCCGGATTCCGGCCGCATACAGCAGTTCCAGCATCGCCTTGTCACGCAGCCCGTGCGGAGTCAAGAGATCGGGCGCTGCCAGCAGCCGCTCCACCTCTTCAACGCTCAGTACCATCGGAGCCTTCTTCTCAGACCTCACCGCTTCCATTTCAAGCGTCGGATCCACGGTGATCAGCCTTTCTTTTAGCAGAAATTGAAAAAAGGCGCGGAGCGAGACCTTGTTCCGGTTAATGGTCGCCGCCGCCCGGCCCGCCGCTTTAAGCCCGCCGAGATAGAGCGTAATCAGCGGCTTTCGGATATCGTCCGCAGTTAGGACGCCCCGCCCTGCGGCATAGTCCAAAAACTGTGAAACATCGCGTCCGTAGGATTCCAGGGTGCTGGGCGACACGTTTTTTTCACGGGAAAGGTACTGCAAAAAGGCCTGCAAGTGTGACTTCATTAGTCCACGCTCCCACCACAGCACGCCGCATAGATGCGGTCAAAGATTCGGCGCAAAAGGCGCCACGCCGCGCAAACTTACAGTCACCGGAATAACTCCCGTTCTAAACATTTCATTCGAC from Paenibacillus sophorae encodes:
- a CDS encoding pyrimidine-nucleoside phosphorylase encodes the protein MRAIDIIHKKRDGGELSREEISFLIQGYSRGEIPDYQMSAWAMAVYFQGMNARETGDLTLEMAKSGDQVDLSPIAGIKVDKHSTGGVGDKTTVVLAPLVASAGVPVAKMSGRGLGHTGGTLDKLESISGFSVEMDRERFFAQVGEIGAAVIGQSGNITPADKKLYALRDVTATVESIPLIASSVMSKKIAAGADAIVLDVKTGSGAFMKTLDDSIALAQAMVDIGTQLGRNTVAVISDMDQPLGYGIGNALEIKEGIETLRGNGPKDLTEVCLILGSQMLVLGGKAKDTEEARAILREHIADGSAFEKLKEIVAAQGGDAAQIESPSMLPAARKQVEVKAAADGHIEAIQAEEIGIAAMLLGAGRETKESVIDLAVGIVLSKKVGDAVSAGDILAVLHVNDASESKVKEAEDKVLEAYRITAQPVTPPPLVYAIVTKDGVTRY
- a CDS encoding purine-nucleoside phosphorylase translates to MTQSANNASEAAYGVQVKEAAAYVESKLGAYKPVIGLILGSGLGDLGDQIEDAVYLPYEEIPHFPRSTVEGHAGRFVIGKLEGKDVIIMQGRFHYYEGYAMRKVVLPVYVLAKLGIGTLVITNAGGGMNRAFKAGDLMLITDHLNMTGDNPLIGPNDPELGVRFPDMSRAYDPEYIALAKKLAPEIKGEDGDSLKLQEGVYAGISGPTYETPSELNMLALLGGDAVGMSTVPEVIAASHSRLKVLGITCITDMAIGDELEPLTHEQVVKVANLTKPKFIGLVRAFVREVQI
- a CDS encoding purine-nucleoside phosphorylase; the encoded protein is MTNTVSLSAIQEAAGYIKSKGAEAPEIGLILGSGLGILADLIQDGISIPYQDIPHFPVSTVEGHEGELLIGTIEGRKVVMMKGRFHMYEGYGPETTAFPVRVMKELGVTSLLVTNAAGGVNTDFSAGDLMLLTDHLNLTGRNPLIGPNDAKLGVRFPDMSESYSRRLIAVARETAKAQNFTFKEGIYAGLLGPCYETPAEIVMLRRLGADAVGMSTVSETIVARHAGIEVLGISCITNMAAGILDQPLSHDEVMETAERVRERFLSLVLALIPNM
- the deoB gene encoding phosphopentomutase, with protein sequence MSSFKRICFIVLDSVGIGEAPDAAGFGDAGAHTLGHILERNPGLKLPNMQRLGLANIAPLPPLEPASAPEAYYGKMQEVSVGKDTMTGHWELMGLKIETPFNTYPDGFPAELIQKFEAATGRKVLGNKPASGTEILVEYGEEQMKTGAWIVYTSADSVFQLAAHEEIIPLDELYHACHIARELTMAPEFSVGRVIARPYVGEPGSFTRTPNRHDYAVKPPEPTVMNALADIGKDVIAVGKINDIFTGEGVTASYPTKSNEHGIEVTIEQLREPFDGLLFTNLVDFDSLYGHRRDPEGYGRALEVFDKALPDIMSALGEDDLLIVSADHGNDPVHSGTDHTREYVPLLVYGPKLKTPSSLGVRATFSDVAATIAENFGAAAPQYGTSFLGELK
- the xerD gene encoding site-specific tyrosine recombinase XerD produces the protein MKSHLQAFLQYLSREKNVSPSTLESYGRDVSQFLDYAAGRGVLTADDIRKPLITLYLGGLKAAGRAAATINRNKVSLRAFFQFLLKERLITVDPTLEMEAVRSEKKAPMVLSVEEVERLLAAPDLLTPHGLRDKAMLELLYAAGIRVSELIMLDVGDVKPSLGFARCSGFGGKERVVPIGVIASECVEAYTRDSRDKLLREDKDQPALFLNSLGGRLTRQGFWKIIKKYARETNIRQDITPHTLRHSFAAHLLERGADLRSVQQMLGHADISTTQMYSGIARANMKEVYEKHHPRAR